agattgcaAGAAAGACAAGAGTAACATTTTAAATAGTATGGGTAATTCTATTAATTTCAGGAGTAAACATTAAAGGAGAGACAaatctgcatatatatatgtgcaggtttgtacaCACAAAACAAAGCATATTGTATTTTATGAGTAATCTGAGAGATATTTACGAATAATGTCGATTGTCATTGTCACTGAGTTGGGGACTTTAGAATCTAAGCCTTAAACAAAGTGAGAGACTCCACTGCACTGTCCTAAAAGAGGAAGatgttttaagttgtttttctaGTTGGGGAAAGAAATTGCTCTGAGCCATCCACACAACCTCTGCTGCTTCCATATGAGCAAAGACATGCACGGGAGACAGTCGGCTGAGGTTCGGGGTTCAGTGCTGGTCATGAGACAAAGTAATTAAATGAGCATATTTGTCTAATTGATGCAATTTGTCGTGTCATTTAAAACCATGAATTATAAACAGGGTTATGTAACCCTCGGGTCTCCTTTTACACAACTAACATGTTTAAGTGCCTGCTAACAGCAAGGCAATGAATTAGAAGCCATGGGGAATTTGCAGGTAAACCCTCATGGGAGAGTTTACGAATCTTGCAGGAGGGGTAGATAAATACCTTGTAAATTACAATACAGGGGAGAGAGTGAACAAATGTGCAGATCAGGTAAAATTGCGAGCAGGCATGTATATCACTCCAAAATATAATTATCCTTTAATTATTTACTCATATATGGGACTTTAAAAGCTctaattcattttcttataataGTCTTGGTCTTTAATTATTCTTATTAAGCTAACATTCAACTGTGTTTGCATTTTATGTGATAGCTACCAGCTTTGTCTATTCAATTGTAATTGCTCCTTCCTTTTTGCTAATAAAACCCCAATGTGGTTTAGGGAGATACATGACCAACTCCCAGCAAAACCCTCACTTTTCAACCTCCTTAGGCCACTGAATGCTCACATAACCCAATTCTGCCTAATGAGAAACAAGCAGAGCTCTGGGAGAGGGGAGGTTTCTAGGGCAGatttgctttcttcatttaaaGAGTGAATGTAGGCTCTTTCCCCAttcccccttccttctccctgaccctcctctcccctcctcttgtCTTGAAACAAACAAGAGCTATGGACCCGTAGCAATTGTCTTGCATCCAGGAGGCAATACATCCTTAAAGCTGCCAAGGAAACATTAAATTGTTGGCTCTGACATCTAGCAGCTCACTGAAAGCCAGCAGACACGTACTCCCAGACTTTTTgttacataagaaaaataaacatctgcCTTGAAGCCACTGTTTTGTGGGCGTTAGTGACTTGCAAACAACCCCTTCCTAATCACTCTATTCCCTAAGCATATACCAAGTGCTGATAGGGAAGGGGCCGAGAACACGGGGAAGGGCTGAAGGAAATCAACCTGGATTTTTGGGTGGCAGTACCAGTCCCCCAAAAAGATCATTAAAGTGCATATAACATTGTCTCTCATTCACACATCCCTTATCCTCTCACTCATTCACACGTATGTTACCTCTGGACAGCCCCCTTCCCTCAAGAAGTTTATGGTGTAATGAGTATGATTAGAAATGTATTCAAATAACTAACATGGAAGGTGGAAAATGGCAAAGGCCAAGAAAGAGACATAAGAAAGTAGCCCTTTAGGGCTGGACTGTTTATCTAAGCTGGGAGGTGGTAAAATGTTTTCCTCAGGGTGTGAGCCAACTTTCCCTTTGCCACCAACTGCCCCTCCCTCCAAGGATGGGGTGGAGGTTGGAGGGGTGAGGGGGGTGggggagatttttttcccctccctgcagGACAGGGGTGGAGGGATTTTAGAAGATCTTAAAGGGAGCATTCTGCATGAGAACCTGAGAACAGCTAGATTGGAACACAATACTCCAGTTCCATAACTGCTCTTATGAACACAAAAAgaccttttgtgtttttcttgtttatttgaaaattctAGAATATCTTCATTatgcaaagaaggaaaacaaaagggattggggaggagggaagagagagaaaagcatgTGTGCTCCATCCACATCCCATCCAAGCTTCAGGAGCTGGACTCAGCGGCAACAAGGGTAAAAGTGAAAGGGCTCAATTATGGGCTCAATTGTGTCCCTGTACTCCCGATTCCTGTGTTGATACTCTAACCCTCAATGGGACTGTATTTGTCGAcaaggcctttaaagaggtaattaaggttaaatgagactGTAAGTGTGGAGCCCTAATTcaaatccaataggactggtgttcatgtaagaaaaggaagagacagtgagggtgcaggtgcacagaagaaaggccacatgaggacacagcaagaaggcggcTGTCTgccagccaggaagagaggcctcaccagaaaccaaccctgacagcttcttgatcttggatttccatactccagaactgtgggaaaatgaatttctgtttacCTAGTCAGTGACATTCTGGCATGGCAGCCCAAACAGACCATAAAGGCCCCAGGAGGAGATGAAAATTCAGGATGTATGTGTGATCAACTGCAGCCTCAATGGTCTCTTCCTGATGGAGTTATCTACCTCACTGGCACCTTCATGTTCATCTACTCAATAAACTTTTGTGCTTTGATTATTTTGTGGATCTAGTCCCCGACCAAGTTAGAAATTAAGTATACCTGCAGTTTCGAAGAGAATGAGGGCCCTTGTTCCTAGAAAATGAGTGAGCATTTCCAAGCAGCTTTGATCTCCAcaggcagaaaaggagaaagaaactttCGATGTGAGCAAAGACCCAGAACCTGAAGAAGGAAGGGCTGGCTCCTTCATTTGTCCCATTGGTATTTATTTTGAACACCTACAATATGCAAGGCAGTGGTAGAGGAGTGAGGGATGCAGGGAATAAAACAGACCTGCCCGCTGCTCCtggaaacatgatgaaaaattatTCAGAGCACAGAGAATGTGGAAGGAGTAATGGGAAGTAAAGCTTGGAGAGTAGGATGGGAACAGATTGTGGCAGCTTTGAACCTCTGTCtaggaaaatattatttaccCATGAGGCACATAGGGAGCCACTGAAGCTCATCAAGCAGGAAAGTGTCCTGATCACggctggcttttaaaaatatgaatctgGAAGCTATCAGTTGGCTCAATTGGAGTGGGAAGAAACTGGAGACTGGAGAACAGTTAAAGGATGAGTACTGCAAACcaataataaaattctaaggcctcCAACTGACTGAGTGGACACCCTTCTTGGCCAAGAGGatcccaaagaaacctgaaaacctagttcaggccatgatgagaAGGGAGGTGTTGGACATACCCTGTTATAACCCTTCCCTTTGGAGTTTAGACAGAATtaaccagcattaacattaaaatagagatcttaAGACTGCCATACAAAACACTCTTCATAGCAATAGGAtgccaaattccaacctgactctggtataccatcacatgacagataacaGACCCTGAAGAAAATTAATGCATTttacccaaaatatatttctttgatatatcttggaatggccctgcaaagccatcttttgtgggggattttttttcctgtagagaacCTCCTTCCCTTACCAGTTTTTTTTTAGAGAGCCTGACACCTTCTAAGACTcaaaaagagacatttaccatctattctctctgaaactTGCTATCTGGAGGcctcatctacataacaagaaccttggcttccacaatcctccttaactcaagcatttctttctgtTGACTTCAACTCTTTAGGCAAAGCTTAACTCTGAATCAATTGCCAATTGAAAAAGTTTTGACTCTACCTATAACCTGTGAGCCCCCCTCTTCAAGGTGCCCCAACTTTCTGGGCCGAACCAATGTATTccttacatttattgatttatatctttgcctgtaacttctagctccctaaaatatataaaaccaagctataACTCAAACAACTTGGGCAACTGTTCTGAGGACCTCTTGAGGTTGTGTTCCAAGCCATAGtcattcatatttggctcagaataaacttcttcaaatattttaatttttttccatcaaCAGTACTAAAGCTCAGATGAGATGTACTAAGAGCCTGAATGAaggtaatattaaaattattgatGTTTGCTGGCACCATACCATATACTAATATCAACAGAAAATCTCAAAAGGGATATATTGTCTGAAACTCATAAAAATactgtcaatgaaaagagtcaaactctgtaaaatatttgaagagatatattctgagccaaatatgaagACCATGGCCTGTGACGCAGCTCTAGGAGATCCTGAAACATGTGCCCAAGGCAGTagggctacagcttggttttatacattttagggagacatcagacatcaatcaatacatgtaagatgtacattggtttggtctggaaaggcaggacaaatCAAAGTGGGGCTCCCAGGTCATAGGAAgattcaaagatttcctgattggcaattggttgaaagagttatctATAGACTTGGAAGCAATAGAAGAGAGCGTCTGGGTTAAAATAAGGGGTTGTGGcaaccaaggttcttattatacagatgaagcctccatgtagcaggcttcagagagaatagactgtAAACGTTTCctatcagacttaaaaaggtgCCAGATACTTTAGTTAATTCTATCCTAAATCAGGAAAATAACTGGAAAGGGAAGAGTGAGGAGTACAGAAGGTAGATTTTCCCCATAAGAGACAGCTTttcagggccatttcaaaatatatcaaataaatgtatattgggGTGAAATACTTctatttctttcagggcctgctatgtTATCATGTTAATACCTAATTGCTACAaacagtctgttttgtcagttttAAAGTCTCTGCtttaatgttaatgctgatcAATTGTGCTTGAATTCCAAAGGGAcagaggtataatgaggcatgtccaaccaCCCATTCCCATCATGGCCTAAACTAGTATTTCAGATTTACTTTAGGATGACCTTGGCCGAGAGGAAGGGTCCTTCAGTTAGCTGGGGGTTAGAATTTTAATTCTGGTTTACAATACTATCATGTATTGGCCTTGGAAAAGTTTCCCTAACACAGAGTTTTGTCTTTTAATGTCAAGGCAGCAAAGCATGGGTCTTTTAGCCACATCTAATACAATTGTAAGCTGGGAAGTGGTGGCCACATTGTCCAATGTCCTGTAGATCAATAAACTCTTAATATcgagttcaaaagccagaaagtCTCCCATGACCTTGTAATTAATTtcaacaaattataataaaacagaaGGAATTGTCAGATTCAAGTTAGGAAAATGAAGTTGGAATCTATTCAATGAGACTTTCCGGCTATGGACtatgggcaagtgacttaatcaCCGAACCCCCCTCCTACTCCAATCAGTGGACTTcaggtaaatatttaacaactggctttccaagaaaaaaaaaaaaaccatgatttaTAGCTTTGCCAATTTCTAGAGTTTTAATACTGCCATCATGGCCAGTTTCAAGCCAGCAATATGATGTCAACAAGTTCACTGAATTCCTAAAATTTGACAATTGATTCTCAAGAAGCCAGCATGAGCCAGCTGTAAGCACACCACTGCTTTCAAGGCTCAGCTTccacatctgaaaaatgggaatcaCACCACTTCCACATGGCCATTGTCAGGATCGAGATAATGTAAGAGAAAATACCTAATACATGGTTATTATCATACATGGGgtatttgagaaatgtttgttcagtatttactgagcacctactatgcagCAGACACTTCCAGGAACTGAAGATTCATCAGAGAACAAAACAACAGGTCTGCTCAGCTGGGATTGATGTTCTAAATGGGAGAgacaaccagaaagaaaaaagagaaggagagagagagacagatgatagataaataaatagccagTCAGTTAGTCTGGTATTGATAAGcactagaaagaaaaatcaaacccaATAAGGATGAGGAGAAAGAGGAGTGGTCATACTATGCCAGGTACGGTAGCCAAGAAAGACCTCACTGATGAGAGATatctgatgagaaatctgagtGGAATAAAGGCATGACTATGGGATTATATGGGGAAGGGTGTCCCAGGCAGGGCAAGAGCTCATGCCAAACCCTGGGGCAGGTATGATGGGCTGGGCTGACCCCAGAGACAGAAGGACGCCAGCGGGGTGGGAGCACCCGAGTGAGGAGACACACGTGGAAAGTGCAGTGGGAAGGGAAGCCAAGAGCAAAGGTGAGGCAGGGGAAGTCTCAAGCCCTGGCCATGTCTTAGGTGCCTTTAAACACCTGGAGACATAGTGGGCAGGGGCCAGTGACAGACGGGGCTGCACTCCTGCCCCTCTGCCTTCCTTACACAGAGGAGGATCTACCAACTGTGCTCCAACGGCCTCACTCCTTCATGTTTTCAACTATTCAAATGTTTGCTCAAATGACAAATATTGGCTCCAGTGGCTTCCATGGGCAGGCAGCAGTCTTAGCTCTAGAGACAGAAACTATGAGCAAAACTTGAAATCTTGCTTTTCATGGACCTACCTGGCCATGGAAGGAGAGAGAATacatcaaaacataaataaaggcATTGGCTGGGCTACAAAGACAATCAAATAAGGTGGGCTGATAGAGTCCCCCTCTTAGATATAAAAATCCTCTTGGGCCAGGATCCTCCTGTCGCCTTATATTTCAATGCCTAGTTCTAGCATAGTCCTAACTGGTGCTCTGAGTAGCATTGCTCTAAACAATTGACCAACAGTAACCAAAGTAGGCTGGCAACAGTCCCAAGAGATCAAGAGAGCTCCCATTTTCCTCCTGGCATGAACTTTTTCAAACCACAAGGTTGAGGAAATGCCAACCTTTTACATAACTAAGAAATTTCTAAGACgttgagttttttgtttgcttggtttgttttctctttttgttttttaaacctgCCACAAAATCATCTGGggtctttattaaataaaatacaaatgtctgGGCCCCGCCTTAGACTCACTGAATCAGAATAACTGGAGAAGGAGCCCAGGCAACTGTATTTTCAATGACCTTCTAAGGAATGTGGATGCTACATTGCTGATGCTTGAGATCCTCTGCTCTAATGCAAAAGTACAATCCACAAGGCTTCTTTCCATTTCAGTTGTAATTGTCTCCACAAAGCATTCTTAAGAAAGCTCTTCTGTAAACTTCCTTTGCAGAAactgcagcactagtcacaagcTGACTGTTCAGAGAAATGCACGGGGAGACAGTGCCCGCATGACGGGAGCAGCCCATCAGCTGACCCGTTCATTCAAAAAACTCCACGTGTAGAGACACTGGATGGCTTTAGTGGAAGTGCCTCATTGTCTGGGGAGCTGAAGGAGAGACTTTCTGGAATATTCCCTACCTGTGAAGAGGGCATGGTAGTGGAGGCCCTTCTCCTTGTCCTGATGGGAGCAGACATCAAATAAGTAGGCTTTGATGGGCCCATCAATGAAGTCGGCAGCAAAATCAAAGAGAACGACACCTATCATGGTGACACTTATGGCCCAAACCAGCTTCCTCCTTGGGTTAGCAAtcaaagctaaaagaaaaataaacattggtCTCCTAAATCCTGTTTTAGAATCATCCGCGTTTTGTAATTTCCACCTAAACTTCTTGCCATAAAATCATCTtccttgcttttattttgcttttttccaaataaaaatagctttacattttttttcaggttttaaaaattatgcaagcGAATGTCCAGAAAACACAAATCTATGGAGACacaaagtaaattagtggttgcttagggctggtGCATAGGGGAAAAGTGGACGTGACTATTGATGGTAATGGGTttattttgggggtgatgaaaatgttgtagAATTAGagagtggtaatggttgcacaacatacTAAAggcactgaattgtacacttttaatTAGTGAAATTTCTGGTATGTAAAATATCTCCTTAAATAAAAAAGTATGCATGCTTATCGCAAGCAATTCCAATTCTATTAAAAAAGCTGAGGGAGATGCTTCCAATCCCAGCCCCAGCAAAGGTCAGGCTTTAAGGCCTCCTTTTACGCACTTCTGCACATACAGACACACGTGTACAATGGTAGTCAAacgcagtgcttctcaaagtctGGCATATTGAACTATCGCTTGTAtgtcttgttaaaacacagattgctggccCCATTTCCCAAGACTCTGATTCAATTGGTGGGCCTGAAGGGGGCCCGAGAAACTGCATCTCTAACGGTCTCTGCTGATGCTGAGGGGCAGGTCAGAGGCCACATCTTTGAACAGCACTGATGCAGTAACCAACTTTCTTCATATAATTTCAGCTCCTCACAATTTTTAACAGCTGGATTTTCATTCTACGGATACGCTGTAATCGTTTACCCAATCTCCTATAAAAGATACATTGTTGTTTCTcttgtttccatttgctttttaaacttaagAATAGCATAGATTATATACACGTTTTAAAAATTGcagtataaaattaaatgaacaatAAGTCTACCCGCCACTTCTCACCTCCTGTCCTTCAGTAATCCTCCTTAGAGTCAACAATGCTTATCAGCTTTTTGTTCATTCTCCTGGAAATATCCTACATTTGTACATTTACGCTTTCTTTCAAATATGTACAAATGATAATTGATTATCCTGCCTCATAATCACCGATTCTGCTAGCTTGAGAGTTAATGATCTACAAATGTGTGCTATTTTTAGCGATCCTTTTTGCAATGCAACTTTATTGTACTACCATCAATTACTGATTAATTGGTAGCTGATTAATGGCTAGAAAAAATGCCTACCCTCAGGTTTGCTTTTGTCCAGAATTTGCAATGCCAGAAAGGTCCTCTTGAGCTGATGGGCTTATGCCCTACGCCTATTAAAACGCTCTACATAAAACTATGAACAGAATTAACTTATTTGGATACACAGGTGacttattgtaaatatttatggagctaTTTGGCAGCCAGTCAATTTGATAAGAGTATTAAATAGAGCATAATGGGCTCAAAAAGTAACTCAAttgataaatatgtaaaaatattcaattcgataaaatagatacaaatttaataaaatagatacaaatttaatcctatttttaaatcttcacaacaatgaaacatatttattttgatatttctagAAGTAGAGGCTCCCCAACCACAGAATCTGGGCCAAATTTGTCAAAGGGGAAGTTCATTGTAACCTAGGAGAGATCAATTCTAACAAATTTCTAGGAAAGGTCAAACACATGAACATCCTCCTCCTGCAGAGGTACACACTAAGACACATATCCCTGTCTGCCCACCTTGTGCAGCCCACTTACCTGCTACAACAGTAGCCCCATTGAGGTACAGAGCCATGCCCACGAGCATCATGACTCCCAGGGTGAGGATGTAGGGTCTCCGGCGGCCCCACCTGGACCGGCAGTGGTCGCTGGCCGATCCGACCACGGGCTGCAGCAGGAATCCCAGGATGGGGCTGAGGAACCACACAATGCTGTACAGGCTGCTGGGCAGACCTACGCTGAGCAGGACTGGGGTCACATACGCTGCCTCCACCGCGTAGCAGAACTCTCTTCCGAACATGGCCATGCTGTGCATGATGAGTCTGCTGGTGGGTCTTTTAGGCGGCTCCACAGAGTCAAAGGGGCCATCATCAGCTAGGGATTTATAGATGTGGCGGCCAGCCTGCCCACTGTTGCTACCCATGGCCACTGGGAGAGGAACCTTCCTGCGAGCCCACCACCTCCTGCGTGGTCCTAGGGTCTGTGTTTCAAACTGGATTTGACGTGGAGCCTGGCCGAGCAACCAACAGAGATGgtcaggctgggggaggggctcaAATTCTTTCCTGCCTCTAAGATCACAAGTTATGATGAGAGGGAGGGGGTGGTGCTGGAAAGCATGACAGAGATTAGCAGCTGTGAATCAGCCCTCTGGCTCCATAAGACGTTGGAATACTTTTCTAAAGGGATCCTCCTTTGTActgttccctctctctttctctctctctcacacacacacacaattacacgTGATCACACACATGGCTTCTCTCCCTCTCACACACACGTTATTACACGTGATCACACACATGGGCTCTCTCAGACAGTATTACACATGATCACACACATggtttctctctcacacacacatgctatTACACATGATCACACACGTGgcttctctcacacacacattattACACATGATCACACACATGGCTTCTCTCACACACACGCTATTAAACGTGATCACACCTGgcttctcacacacacatgctatTACACATGATCACACACGGCTTCTCACACACATGCTATTACACATGATCACACACATGGCTTCTCTCACACACATTACACATGATCACACATGGTTTCTCACATACATGCTATTACACATGATCACACACGGCTTCTCTCATGCATGTTATTACACATGATCATACACATGGCTTCTCACACACATGCTATTACACATGATCACACATGGCTTCTCTCACACACATTACACATGGTCACACATGGCTTCTCTCACATGCGTTATTACACATGATCATACATGGCTTCTCTCTCACATGCTATTACACATGATCACACATGGCTTCTCATGCATTTTATTACACATGACCACACACATGGCTTCTCTCACACACGTTATTAC
The genomic region above belongs to Homo sapiens chromosome 5, GRCh38.p14 Primary Assembly and contains:
- the SLC45A2 gene encoding membrane-associated transporter protein isoform c (isoform c is encoded by transcript variant 3); this encodes MGSNSGQAGRHIYKSLADDGPFDSVEPPKRPTSRLIMHSMAMFGREFCYAVEAAYVTPVLLSVGLPSSLYSIVWFLSPILGFLLQPVVGSASDHCRSRWGRRRPYILTLGVMMLVGMALYLNGATVVAALIANPRRKLVWAISVTMIGVVLFDFAADFIDGPIKAYLFDVCSHQDKEKGLHYHALFTDSQGNDIKVTAESTGEHASSLPLPLHQPPHWMDSLPVQHAVLHRFHGPDCVPRGSL
- the SLC45A2 gene encoding membrane-associated transporter protein isoform X2, which codes for MGSNSGQAGRHIYKSLADDGPFDSVEPPKRPTSRLIMHSMAMFGREFCYAVEAAYVTPVLLSVGLPSSLYSIVWFLSPILGFLLQPVVGSASDHCRSRWGRRRPYILTLGVMMLVGMALYLNGATVVAALIANPRRKLVWAISVTMIGVVLFDFAADFIDGPIKAYLFDVCSHQDKEKGLHYHALFTGFGGALGYLLGAIDWAHLELGRLLGTEFQVMFFFSALVLTLCFTVHLCSISEAPLTEVAKGIPPQQTPQDPPLSSDGMYEYGSIEKVKNGYVNPELAMQGAKNKNHAEQLLITPARPSAEHQKTSEHHSPCSTPWSCHLEKCAYVLFCFLNQSLIRFTKKLQIVERVPMYASPAFLLC